The genomic DNA TAAAATAGCACTCAGAACTAAACCAGCTAAAACACCACTCCAAATCCAAGCTTTTCCTTTCGCTTCATTAGACTTTTTAACTAAGGCTAATAATGCACCTACAACCAGTAGAGCTTCCAATCCTTCACGAATCGGTATCATTGCGGCGTCCCAAATGGTATAACTGGATTTGCCGGCAAGCGGTGTCAAATACTCGATCATCTTGTCGAGCAGCTGGGCAGCCCCCTTGTAATTACCAGCAGAGATCATCGCATTCACCGTGACCATATCTCGCTCTGCATCGTTATACACTGTGGCCGATTGTGCCACCACATTCCCTTCGATGCTGAGCCAAGATTCTTGAACCTTTGTCATATTCAAAAGAGACGACAGCTGGTCTTTATTTTCCACCTTTTCTTTTGTTTTCTGTAACATTAGAATGAAATCGGAGAGCGTGATGTTTTGCTTCTTAAATCCTTCACCCTTGGAATACTTGCCATTAATGAATTTTTCATTGACACTTTTAAGTCCCTGCAATGCCTTGACAACATCTTGTTGCTTGTTTTTTATGAAAGCATATTGCACTTGACCCATTTTTGACTCAATATCACTATATGCTTGACCCGAGTCTGACTTCACCGTACTCTCAATTTCGAGCCAAGTATCATTAAATTTCTGGTAGATTTTCTGTGCTTCTGATAGATTGCCTTGCTTCGCAAGCTCTAATGATTGATCAACATATTGCTGCGCTTTACTCATATTCTCCGTTCCCTGACTTGCAGCCCACCCAGTAAGCGGTTTTATTCCTGCTAGCAACAATAGAAGAACGAAAAAGGAAGCATATCTAATTTGCCTACACATATCATCAGCTCCGTAAACCTTTTATTTAATTGATAACGATTATCATTATTTATGTAACTGATTATTATTATCATTTAAAACAGCTATCCTGTCAATAGAATAATTTTATTCTAATGTTTGTATAAATATATAAATTATTGAGGCTGATAATGAGCAAAACTACGAACCATGCACTCTTAGTTGCTAAATAAAACATTAAATCAAAAATTAGAGGCTGTCTCAAAAGCCAGTGGGTCAGACCCTTATGAGACAGCCTCTTATACTTTCTTCACATATCTATTTTTTATAACTTTACCCTTTGCAGTCGGAGTGCGTTGAGCACAACGGACACAGAGCTGAATGCCATAGCAGCGCCTGCGAGCCATGGTGCAAGGAAACCAATCGCGGCTACCGGAATTCCAAGAGTATTATAAGCAAAGGCCCAGAAAAGGTTTTGTTTAATATTGCGAATGGTTATCTTGCTCATAAAAATAGCATCAGCAATACTGTTAAGATCACCCCGGATCAGTGTAATATCGGCTGCTTCCATGGCTACATCCGTTCCTGTACCGATCGCCATCCCGATATCAGCAGTGGCCAGTGCAGGTGCATCGTTGATACCGTCGCCTACCATCGCAACTTTTTTGCCCTTTTGCTGTAGTTTCTTCACTTCTTCTGCTTTGCCTTCAGGCAGTACTTCTGCAATCACATGTTCTATCCCTGCCTGTTTCGCAATTGCCCGGGCAGTCTGCTCGTTATCGCCTGTAATCATAATGACTTCAAGTCCCATCTCTTTCAATCGATTAACAGCTTCCGCAGAGGTTTCCTTTATTGTGTCTGCTACCGCAACAATCCCAGCAAATGATCCATTAATTGCTGCAAGCATGGCTGTTTTGCCTTGTTTTTCAAGACCTTCCATTTGATCCAAAACATGATTAATTTCTACATTATACTTATTCATCAAACGTCGAGTACCTACTAGGACTTCCTTTCCATCAACCATTGCTTTTATGCCATAGCCGGGAATTGCCTCGAACTCTTCAGCATTCTTGAGAGCCATCTTCCTTTCTTTAATTCCTTCTACGATGGCCTGAGCAAGCGGGTGTTCAGACTGTTTTTCGGCAGACCCGACAAGCATTAAAAAATCCTTTTCGTCCATTTCTGTTCTCACATCTGTCAAAACAGGTGCACCGTTAGTGATCGTTCCTGTTTTATCTAGTACAACCGTATCAATCCTATGGGTCATTTCGAGATGTTCTCCGCCTTTAAAAAGAATTCCATATTCAGCTGCCCTGCCTGAGCCCGCCATGATGGACGTCGGTGTTGCAAGTCCAAGAGCACAAGGGCAAGCTATGACAAGAACAGCGATTAATTTTTCTAAAGCTTCGGGAAAATCTCCAGGCGCTGCCCATAAATACCAGACAAAAAACGTAATTATTGCGATTCCAACAACGATCGGTACAAAAATTCCGGAAATTGAATCTGCTAATCGCTGAATCGGTGCTTTAGAGCCTTGAGCTTCTTCCACAACTTTAATAATCTGAGAAAGGGCTGTATCTTTACCAACTTTTGTTGCTTTTATTTTAATAAATCCATTTTTATTGATTGTAGCTCCGATTACTGTATCGCCGACCGTTTTATCAACTGGCACGCTTTCCCCTGTGATCATCGATTCGTCAATAGCGGAGCGGCCTTCCAAAATTTCACCGTCAACCGGAACTTTTTCACCCGGCTTTACTAACATGATATCACCAACAACTACTTCTTCGAGCGGAATTACTTTTTCCACTCCATTGCGCAATACGGTTGCCGTTTTGGCTTGCAATCCCATTAGCTTCTTAATTGCTTCTGAAGACCGGCCTTTCGCTTTTGCTTCGAACAGTTTACCAAGAATAATTAACGTAATTAAAATGGCGCTTGTTTCAAAATACAGATCTATTGAATGGGTATTGTTTCCAATCGATTCAATGGCTAAGTAGACACTGTAAAAATAAGCCGCTGACGTACCGAGTGCAACTAGTACATCCATATTGGCGCTTTTGTTTCGCAACGCCTTGTAAGCTCCTATATAAAACTGTTTACCAATATAAAATTGTACAGGTGTTGCCAGCGCCATTTGCACCCATGGATTCATAAAGGCTTCCGGAACGTAAAGAGAAGATGTGAAGGTAAAATGGCCGGCCATAGCCCAAAGTAAAGGGATCGATAATATCAATGAAAATATGAACTTTCCTTCCTGAGTTTTGATTTCTTTCAAACGATGATCGACTGCTTCTTTATCATTATCTTCATTTTTCACACTTGCACCATAGCCAAGTTTTTCAACCCTTTGAATCATATCTTTAGGTGAAACAATGGATGGATTATATTCAACCGCTGCTTTTTCGAGGGCAAGGTTAACGGTGGCATTGATAACTCCCTCCATTTTATCAAGCCCTTTTTCAATCCTCGCGGCACAAGCAGCACATGTCATCCCGGTCAAGATCAACTCAGTTTTTTTCGTTAAAACATCATAGCCAAGATCTCTAACTTTTTTCTGAATATCCGCCGGCCCCGTCACGGCAGGGTTATATTTTACGGTGGCTTTTTCAAGTGCCAGATTTACGTTCGCATCCTGTACACCTTCCATTTTCTTTAAACCTTTTTCAATTCGGGTGGCGCAGGCTGCACAAGTCATACCGGTTATTTGAAATTGGCTTTCTAGAATTTTTTCACTCATCGCCAAACACCTCATACCTATATAGGGTATATATTTATGAAAAAGAGAGCGTGCTGCACATACAGCACGTTCACACGTTTACTACTTGGACAACTTCATAGCCTTGATCATCAATGGTTTCCTTAATTTGATCAAGAGTCACTTCATTTGCATTGAATTCAACATCTACTGTGCCATTTTCAAGATGAACGTTTACATTTGATACACCTTTAAGCTCACCGACACTTCCTTCGACCGCTTTTACACAGTGGCCGCAAGACATGCCTTGTACATGTAATGTTACTTTTTCCATGATTGTCGTCTCCTTTTACAGCTTAGTTAATTTTTGGATAGCGTTGTTGAAATTTGTGTAATCACATCATCACAATAAGTATCTCTCTCAATTAACCCTTTAATTCCGTGAATTTGCCCTTCAATCCGTTTTAAGCGGGTAATGAGATTTTCTTTACTTTCTCGGAATGATGGCTTTTCATGTCACTAGTAACCATGCAGCAGCCCTCTTCTTCTTGGAAGGGATCATTTCTAATTCAAATACCATATGATTCCTTCCTTTACTTAATAAATATCATACCCCTGTATGGTATGTAAAGAGATTTCATCTTTTGTTCATTTTTCACTGGAAAAGTGGTTAGAAAACAAAAAAGATCCTCACAAACAAGGATCTTTTCTTTTCATACTGTGCCTATAATAATGTAAATCTTTGCTCAACCGTTACGTACCCGCTACCTATATCGTGGACATATTCATTTCACTTTATACATAAGAAAAATTTTTTTAACAACTGGATTTCGATACTTCAATGAAATTCATTTAAAACAACATTTAAAAATGACTTTATTGATTTAGTTGGTTAATATGAAAAAATAATTCGAAAAGTAAGGCAAATAATATATTGATTTTTCTTATCGGAATAATTATACTAAGTGATATCAATTTAGAGAACTTCGAAAATTAAATATTTTTTAACTTTTCTATCCAGAGAGGCGGAGGGACTGGCCCAATGAAACCTCGGCAACAGACTATACTGTGCCAATTCCAGCAAGCGAATGCTTGAAAGATAGGAAAGAAAGCAAACGTTGATTCATGAATGATGAATAGTTTGCCTCTTTCCTTATCTGGGAAAGAGGTTTTTTTTATTCTCTAAATAGGTTGGGAGGAAAGGAAGGATTGGGAAATGAAGGTACTCATAACTGCTCCTTATAACGAAAATCGCGTGAACTGATCCATAGACCTGCACGTAATGCCCAGGTAGTAGCGGAAAAGTTCAATTATTATGAGGAGTAATGCTAAAGTTTTAATAAAAAAATTTAGGAGGGTATCAATGTCAAAAAATCAATTAGCTCAAGATAACGTAGCTTTGGAAAGCAAAATTCTTATCAAAGAGCATTCCAAAGTAGCGATTTCAAGTTTCATCGGGACTACGATTGAATGGTATGATTTCTACCTTTACGGCACGGCCGCTGCTCTGGTCTTCCCGGCTTTATTTTTTCCGAATTTCGATCCAATTTATGGCACAATGGCTGCCTTTGGCTCATATGCAGCAGGGTTCATTGCTCGTCCGCTCGGGAGTATGGTATTTGGCCACTATGGAGACAAACTTGGACGTAAGAAAATGCTAACGATCTCACTCTTACTTATGGGACTAGCAACATTCCTCATGGGCTTTCTCCCTTCTTATCATTCAATCGGTTTGTTAGCCCCATTGTTAATAAGTCTTCTCCGCGTGATACAAGGATTTGCAGTAGGTGGTGAGTGGGGAGCGGCTGTTGTTTTGGCAGTGGAACATGCCCCGCCTGGCAAACGAGGACTATACGGAAGTTTCCCACAAATGGGGGTGCCAGCAGGGTTACTATTATCCACTTTAGTTTTCTCGTTAGTTAACAATCATATGTCGAACAATGCTTTCTTGTCCTGGGGATGGCGGATTCCATTCTTGTGCAGTGCTATTTTGATCATGGTTGGCCTCTTTGTACGTTTAAAAGTGAGTGAATCACCAGTGTTCTTGGAAGCAGCGGAAAAAAAGCAACAGGAGGAACGACCTGTACTTACAGTCCTTCGTGAACAGAAAAAGCCTTTGTTCTTAACTATTGGTATGAAATTAGTACAGAACGCAGTGTTTTATATTTATACCGTATTCATTCTTAGCTATATTGTGAACACGCTTCATATGGATCGCTCGGTTGGACTAAATGCAGTTATGATTTCCTCTGTGATAGGTTTAGGGACTCTCCCACTTTGGTCTTACCTATCCGACAAGATTGGACGTAAGCCGGTGTATCTGTTTGGCACGATCGCTTCAACACTGTTTGTGATCCCCTTTTTCTGGTTGATGGACTCGGGTTCGGTTCTCTTGATTACAATTGGTATTGTGATCGGTTTGAACGTTTTTCACGACGCGGTCTACGGACCTCAGGCTGTGTATTATTCCGAACTGTTCGGTACCAAGATACGTCTAAGCGGTGCATCAATAGGCTACCAGGTAGGCGCTGTTCTAGCAGGTGGTTTATCGCCAATAATCGCCACTTGGCTGTTAGCAGAATTTGATGGTAAAAGCTGGCCGATCTGCCTATATCTTATCGCGCTAGGCGTTCTAAGCATTGTTTCAACTTTGTTTGCCCGCGAAACATACCGTGACTATTTAACATAAGTTCAGTAGGATATCAAATGAAGACGGAGTTTTTCTGTGCTGTTGACCAACGCATTCCTAGGGATGTCCAATATAGGCCACATGATCCGAACAATGACAACAAAGTAAAGAGCATTGGACACTGAGTTATTTGGGAAGTTAGTTCAAGAAGAAACACGTTTTTGGTTAATTGGAAATAAAATTAAAGTTATATGCCGCAAAAAAACAAAAAAGGAAAAAACGATAAAAGAGAGCCTGTCCCATAGAGATCTATGATCCCTTAGCGACAGGCTTCTCAAAAAATAATTTATTTTTCCTAAATCTTACATAGCAGAAATTTTTTCCTATCATACTGCCTTACTGCTAACTTTCTCTTTGCTATTAGCAGGGGCAACAATAATGCCTGTTGTTTCTTCAAAGTTATATAAACTTACAGGCAAATCCATGAACCGTTCTAATTCGTTATAAGCTGGTATCCCGTGATAGGACATATCAAGACCCTCTTCTTCTTCACGTTCGCTTGCTCGCAAACCAACTGTCATTTCACATACTTTTGCCATAAATGCACCACCGATTAAACCCCAAATAACTACAATTACTGCTCCTAATACTTGTATTTTGAAAAGGGAGAAATCACCAGTCGTTAAGAGACCTTGAGATTTATCAAACAACCCGACCGCAATGGTTCCAAATACACCGTTGAATCCATGTACAGCTACAGCTCCAACAGGATCATCAACTTTTAAATTGTCAACAAATAAAGTAGCATAAATTACAATCAAACCACTGATCGCTCCAATGATAATAGCGCTCCATTGAGAGACATAGGCACAACCTGCCGTTATCGCAACCAAGCCGGATAACACGCCATTGATTGTCATACTTGGGTCTGCTTTTCCGAATTTTTTCATTGTCAAGAAAAGAGCAACGGTGCCCCCAGCTGCACCCGCAAGCATCGTATTAATGGCAATCGATGAAAGGGCTGTATTGGAAGCATCCAATGTACTTCCTGCATTAAAAGCAAACCAACCAAACCATAAAATGAACGCACCGGATGAAGCTAATGGAATGTTGCTTGGTGCAAATACATTGGCACTGCCATCCGAATTAAATCTCCCTTTTCTAGGTCCCAACAGTTTTGCCATTGCAAAAGCAGCAAAGCCGCCTAGCGCATGTATAGCAGCAGAACCAGCAAAATCCTTCATGCCTAATTTTGCCAGCCAACCATCTTTGTTCCAAATCCAATGACCTGAAAGTGGATATATGATGATACAAATAAGTGCTGCTGTTAATACATAAGCTTTAAAATTCATACGTTCGGCTACCGCACCCGACACAATTGAAATAGATGCTACCGCAAATCCCATTTGAAATAGTACAAAAGCTGTACTTGGTAAATTAATAGAAAGTGCAATCTTTTCAGGGCTTCCAAATAAAGTAGTTCCAATTATTCCGAATGCATCTTTCCCAAACATCACTCCAAAACCAACTAGCCAAAATGCTAAAGCACCTACCGTTAAATCGACAAAAATCTTCATTGTTACATTGACAGCGTTTTTGGTTCGAACCAAACCTGCTTCCAGTAAACTAAAACCGCCTTCCATAAACAACACCATTGCAGCAGCTAATACAGTCCAAACTGTATTTAAATACATCAGCTTCATGAAAGTCCCCCCTCCTGATTAAGCAAATCATCTATATCAAAGTCTGGTTTACCTGTTCGAATGTTATAAGCTTCTAAAATGGGATAAACGTAAATTTTGCCGTCACCATCTTCTCCGGTTTGAGCTGATTCAAATATCTTTTTAATCGTAGGCTCTACCATATAATCAGAAAGGACAATCTCCAATTTAACTTTTGGATGAAGAGTCACTTGATAATTTTTTCCGCGATAGACCCCTTGAGTATCTTTCTGTTTCCCTCTCCCTACTACCTGGGACACGGTAAAACCTGTAATTCCTATCTTCCTTAAACCTTTAATCGTATCAGTGAGTCTTTCTGGTCTAATAATCGCTTCAAGTTTTTTCATTTGAACCACCTATTCATGTTAGGTTTTCTTACATTAT from Bacillus methanolicus MGA3 includes the following:
- a CDS encoding FTR1 family protein, translating into MCRQIRYASFFVLLLLLAGIKPLTGWAASQGTENMSKAQQYVDQSLELAKQGNLSEAQKIYQKFNDTWLEIESTVKSDSGQAYSDIESKMGQVQYAFIKNKQQDVVKALQGLKSVNEKFINGKYSKGEGFKKQNITLSDFILMLQKTKEKVENKDQLSSLLNMTKVQESWLSIEGNVVAQSATVYNDAERDMVTVNAMISAGNYKGAAQLLDKMIEYLTPLAGKSSYTIWDAAMIPIREGLEALLVVGALLALVKKSNEAKGKAWIWSGVLAGLVLSAILALFVKFVFTSGAFGQNNFLISGWTGIVAAVMLLYMSYWLHSKSNIAEWNQYIRNKSQSALDTGRMVSLGIISFLAVFREGTETVLFIIGMVNQISFQKLIIGILVGFGILAVFAYLMLVIGVKLPMKPFFQVSSLIVFYLCFKFTGLGIHSFQLAGFLPSTTFQNLPSIDFLGFYPSWQSAIPQMALLLFALAALMWNRIKKQRKQIQKTIQN
- a CDS encoding heavy metal translocating P-type ATPase gives rise to the protein MSEKILESQFQITGMTCAACATRIEKGLKKMEGVQDANVNLALEKATVKYNPAVTGPADIQKKVRDLGYDVLTKKTELILTGMTCAACAARIEKGLDKMEGVINATVNLALEKAAVEYNPSIVSPKDMIQRVEKLGYGASVKNEDNDKEAVDHRLKEIKTQEGKFIFSLILSIPLLWAMAGHFTFTSSLYVPEAFMNPWVQMALATPVQFYIGKQFYIGAYKALRNKSANMDVLVALGTSAAYFYSVYLAIESIGNNTHSIDLYFETSAILITLIILGKLFEAKAKGRSSEAIKKLMGLQAKTATVLRNGVEKVIPLEEVVVGDIMLVKPGEKVPVDGEILEGRSAIDESMITGESVPVDKTVGDTVIGATINKNGFIKIKATKVGKDTALSQIIKVVEEAQGSKAPIQRLADSISGIFVPIVVGIAIITFFVWYLWAAPGDFPEALEKLIAVLVIACPCALGLATPTSIMAGSGRAAEYGILFKGGEHLEMTHRIDTVVLDKTGTITNGAPVLTDVRTEMDEKDFLMLVGSAEKQSEHPLAQAIVEGIKERKMALKNAEEFEAIPGYGIKAMVDGKEVLVGTRRLMNKYNVEINHVLDQMEGLEKQGKTAMLAAINGSFAGIVAVADTIKETSAEAVNRLKEMGLEVIMITGDNEQTARAIAKQAGIEHVIAEVLPEGKAEEVKKLQQKGKKVAMVGDGINDAPALATADIGMAIGTGTDVAMEAADITLIRGDLNSIADAIFMSKITIRNIKQNLFWAFAYNTLGIPVAAIGFLAPWLAGAAMAFSSVSVVLNALRLQRVKL
- the copZ gene encoding copper chaperone CopZ, whose product is MEKVTLHVQGMSCGHCVKAVEGSVGELKGVSNVNVHLENGTVDVEFNANEVTLDQIKETIDDQGYEVVQVVNV
- a CDS encoding MFS transporter, whose amino-acid sequence is MRSNAKVLIKKFRRVSMSKNQLAQDNVALESKILIKEHSKVAISSFIGTTIEWYDFYLYGTAAALVFPALFFPNFDPIYGTMAAFGSYAAGFIARPLGSMVFGHYGDKLGRKKMLTISLLLMGLATFLMGFLPSYHSIGLLAPLLISLLRVIQGFAVGGEWGAAVVLAVEHAPPGKRGLYGSFPQMGVPAGLLLSTLVFSLVNNHMSNNAFLSWGWRIPFLCSAILIMVGLFVRLKVSESPVFLEAAEKKQQEERPVLTVLREQKKPLFLTIGMKLVQNAVFYIYTVFILSYIVNTLHMDRSVGLNAVMISSVIGLGTLPLWSYLSDKIGRKPVYLFGTIASTLFVIPFFWLMDSGSVLLITIGIVIGLNVFHDAVYGPQAVYYSELFGTKIRLSGASIGYQVGAVLAGGLSPIIATWLLAEFDGKSWPICLYLIALGVLSIVSTLFARETYRDYLT
- a CDS encoding ammonium transporter; amino-acid sequence: MKLMYLNTVWTVLAAAMVLFMEGGFSLLEAGLVRTKNAVNVTMKIFVDLTVGALAFWLVGFGVMFGKDAFGIIGTTLFGSPEKIALSINLPSTAFVLFQMGFAVASISIVSGAVAERMNFKAYVLTAALICIIIYPLSGHWIWNKDGWLAKLGMKDFAGSAAIHALGGFAAFAMAKLLGPRKGRFNSDGSANVFAPSNIPLASSGAFILWFGWFAFNAGSTLDASNTALSSIAINTMLAGAAGGTVALFLTMKKFGKADPSMTINGVLSGLVAITAGCAYVSQWSAIIIGAISGLIVIYATLFVDNLKVDDPVGAVAVHGFNGVFGTIAVGLFDKSQGLLTTGDFSLFKIQVLGAVIVVIWGLIGGAFMAKVCEMTVGLRASEREEEEGLDMSYHGIPAYNELERFMDLPVSLYNFEETTGIIVAPANSKEKVSSKAV
- a CDS encoding P-II family nitrogen regulator codes for the protein MKKLEAIIRPERLTDTIKGLRKIGITGFTVSQVVGRGKQKDTQGVYRGKNYQVTLHPKVKLEIVLSDYMVEPTIKKIFESAQTGEDGDGKIYVYPILEAYNIRTGKPDFDIDDLLNQEGGLS